A single Fusarium oxysporum Fo47 chromosome IV, complete sequence DNA region contains:
- a CDS encoding alpha/beta hydrolase fold-domain-containing protein, with product MDSATLETVRTVVPLLPLIVRQGLAHILNLSDSSKYLDLRSAIIIACLRVVLTPKAPRSISSVQRLTLRDSGIKGHIWVSKYATPQPPETSIRDALISTLEHLGGSTCRVPVPDLVDVEAEWTGYRSGVARGAPLPDVSERERYHGMMQECKKPTTVLYLHGGAYYLCDPATHRPTTKKLAQLTGGRCYSVRYRLAPQHPFPAALLDAFVSYFTLLYPPPDAYHDPVQPEHIVIAGDSAGGNLSLSLLQLILELRRHDSPILWHGELRQVPMPAGVALNSPWLDITQSSPTWEMSTPTPCDYLPKPEAIEKRTVPPCEAWPANPPRRNMYIADDLAAHPLASLVMARSWKGAPPIYLCTGWEILAYEDKFLARKLEADGVRVVFEEYEGMPHCFAMMLRNAPATSRCYNGWASFIRAVVEDPDSIESSAVMIRAKTCEEVPLMFDQLSDASEEDIQKRVLQKTGLEDRILETPVAKL from the exons ATGGACTCAGCAACTCTTGAGACCGTTCGGACAGTTGTTCCATTACTCCCTCTCATCGTCCGCCAGGGCCTAGCacacatcctcaaccttTCCGACTCATCCAAATATCTCGACCTGCGAAgcgccatcatcatcgcctgCCTTCGCGTTGTTCTCACACCAAAAGCTCCCCGTAGTATATCATCTGTTCAACGACTTACACTCCGTGACTCTGGCATCAAGGGGCACATCTGGGTTAGCAAATATGCCACACCACAACCTCCCGAGACATCAATCCGCGATGCCCTCATCAGCACACTCGAACACCTCGGAGGCTCCACCTGCCGAGTCCCCGTTCCCGAtctcgttgatgttgaggccGAGTGGACCGGCTACCGGAGCGGTGTAGCCCGTGGCGCTCCGTTGCCTGACGTGTCGGAGCGGGAGAGGTATCACGGCATGATGCAAGAGTGCAAGAAGCCAACAACAGTCTTGTACTTGCACGGCGGCGCTTACTATCTCTGTGACCCAGCAACACATCGTCCTACAACGAAAAAGCTGGCGCAGTTGACGGGGGGTCGGTGTTACTCGGTGCGCTATCGACTTGCGCCGCAACATCCATTCCCTGCGGCGTTGCTTGACGCTTTTGTGTCTTACTTCACGCTTCTGTATCCACCTCCGGATGCTTATCATGACCCTGTGCAACCGGAGCATATTGTGATTGCTGGTGACAG CGCTGGCGGCAATCTTTCACTGTCGTTACTCCAACTCATCCTCGAGCTCCGCAGACATGACTCTCCAATTCTGTGGCACGGCGAGTTGCGTCAGGTTCCCATGCCAGCTGGCGTAGCACTCAACTCTCCATGGCTTGACATTACACAAAGCTCCCCAACATGGGAgatgtcaacaccaacgccatGTGATTATCTTCCCAAGCCGGAGGCCATCGAAAAGCGGACAGTCCCTCCGTGTGAGGCCTGGCCAGCTAATCCACCACGACGCAACATGTACATTGCCGACGACCTCGCTGCTCACCCTCTTGCATCTCTCGTCATGGCACGCAGCTGGAAAGGGGCGCCGCCTATTTACCTTTGCACAGGATGGGAGATTCTCGCATATGAGGACAAGTTTCTTGCTCGCAAACTCGAGGCTGATGGTGTGCGAGTGGTGTTCGAGGAGTACGAAGGTATGCCGCACTGCTTCGCTATGATGCTGCGCAACGCTCCTGCAACGTCACGGTGCTACAACGGCTGGGCATCATTCATACGTGCAGTAGTGGAAGACCCCGATAGCATTGAGTCGAGTGCTGTCATGATAAGGGCGAAAACATGCGAAGAGGTACCATTGATGTTTGACCAGCTGAGTGATGCTTCAGAAGAGGATATCCAAAAGAGGGTCTTACAGAAGACAGGGTTAGAAGATCGCATTTTGGAAACGCCAGTAGCTAAGCTGTAA
- a CDS encoding hydroxymethylglutaryl-coenzyme A synthase C terminal-domain-containing protein, with product MSRPQNIGIKAIELYVPSQYVDQVELEKFDGVSAGKYTIGLGQTKMSFCDDREDIYSFALTATSKLLKNYNIDPNSIGYLEVGTETLLDKSKSVKSVLMQLFGDNTNIEGVDTINACYGGTNAVFNAINWVESSAWDGRDAIVVAGDIALYAKGNARPTGGAGAVALLIGPNAPIVAEPGLRGTYMQHAYDFYKPDLTSEYPYVDGHYSVNCYTKALDAAYRAYCKREAKQATNGTNGASNGDDSTKTSLDRFDYLAFHSPTCKLVQKSYARLLYHDYLANADSPAFAEVAPELRDMDYEKSLTDKVVEKTFMALTKKRFQERVNPSIQVATNCGNMYCGSVWGGLASLISVVDNKALEGKRIGLFSYGSGLAASFLSFRINGSVEKISSVLSIPTRLEARRAVPPETYDEMCNLRKQAHLQKDYTPKGDASTIAPGTYYLTKVDDMFKREYAIKE from the exons ATGTCTCGTCCTCAGAACATTGGCATCAAGGCCATTGAGCTTTATGTCCCTAGCCAG TATGTTGATCAGGTTGAGCTCGAGAAGTTCGATGGCGTTAGTGCCGGAAAGTACACTATTGGTCTTGGCCAGACCAAGATGAGCTTCTGCGACGACCGTGAGG ACATCTACTCTTTCGCCCTTACTGCTACCTCCAAGCTCCTTAAGAACTACAACATCGACCCCAACTCGATTGGTTACCTCGAGGTCGGTACCGAGACTCTTCTcgacaagtccaagtccGTCAAGAGTGTTCTTATGCAGCTTTTTGGcgacaacaccaacatcgaGGGTGTCGACACTATCAATGCTTGCTACGGTGGTACCAACGCTGTTTTCAACGCCATCAACTGGGTTGAGTCTTCCGCTTGGGACGGTCGCGATGCTATCGTTGTTGCCGGTGATATTGCTCTCTACGCCAAGGGCAACGCTCGCCCCactggtggtgctggtgccgTCGCTCTCCTGATCGGCCCCAACGCCCCCATTGTTGCCGAGCCCGGTCTGCGTGGTACCTACATGCAGCACGCCTATGATTTCTACAAGCCCGACCTTACCAGCGAGTACCCCTATGTTGATGGCCACTACTCCGTCAACTGCTACACCAAGGCCCTCGATGCCGCTTACCGCGCTTACTGCAAGCGTGAGGCCAAGCAGGCCACTAACGGCACCAACGGTGCTTCCAACGGTGACGACTCTACCAAGACCAGCCTCGACCGCTTCGACTACCTTGCTTTCCACTCCCCTACCTGCAAGCTTGTCCAGAAGTCTTACGCTCGTCTCCTCTACCACGACTACCTCGCCAATGCCGACTCTCCTGCTTTCGCCGAGGTCGCTCCTGAGCTCCGTGACATGGACTACGAGAAGTCCTTGACCGacaaggttgttgagaagacctTCATGGCCCTCACCAAGAAGCGTTTCCAGGAGCGTGTCAACCCCTCTATCCAGGTCGCCACCAACTGCGGTAACATGTACTGTGGCAGTGTCTGGGGTGGTCTTGCCAGTTTGATCAGCGTTGTCGACaacaaggctcttgaggGCAAGCGAATTGGTCTCTTCAGCTACGGATCTGGTCTTGCTGCCAGTTTCCTGTCTTTCCGCATCAACGGCAGCGTTGAGAAGATCTCCAGCGTCCTCAGCATCCCTACCCGTCTTGAGGCCCGCCGCGCTGTCCCCCCTGAGACTTACGATGAGATGTGCAACCTCCGAAAGCAGGCCCATCTCCAGAAGGACTACACTCCCAAGGGTGATGCCTCTACCATCGCCCCTGGTACTTACTACCTTACCAAGGTCGACGACATGTTCAAGCGCGAGTACGCTATCAAGGAGTAA
- a CDS encoding BCS1 N terminal-domain-containing protein, producing the protein MTTVVLRHERNTLISYPCFYKLDELYNALENAVILNRQSLPHTKNRFSTCVTAWRIDPSWFTRAVTQVAQFMSYLNYPSLQGETSVLSNKTCVRRFLALCGLAIHSLQHSSTYVSMIGPFAFLQTISHARSMETLNTTGEAAGLPNAPPSQFAILDFLFPGFSTFSSIVHAYLGIDLNLYIPLLLVISGIMFAWNYITEYSWSIIGQHLMSAVRIRTDDEIYNIVMAWVANQRFAQGSRRFMVNTNINSRSWFLFRWDDDDNEEEDSGSTKKPLQYTPSVGSHFFWYKGHVLLFERHENRERSGFLTSSEREELSISCFGRNPRIIKELLVDAREQYLKKDEKKTIIYRGSLGQNGGDPTWQRCMSRASRPISTVILNEKVKQDVIADVTDYLDPNTRRWYSNRGIPYRRGYLLYGPPGTGKSSLSLALAGFFRMRIYMVSLSSTMASEENLATLFAELPRRCVVLLEDIDTAGLTHTREDTKGENTEEAVVPVTTAPAKPGLPPTTAPALPGRLSLSGLLNILDGVASQEGRVLIMTTNHLEKLDKALIRPGRVDMIVEFGRADADMSASIFRAIYAPYEGEGAPGKDVEILEPEEAQKQAALAEKTRQETMERVNVLADKFATKMPELEFSPAEIQGLLLKHKRNPEAAIDAVDEWVVETRKEKKQKEIEDAEKRRKEEQEARKAEAKKKRKEERAKAKKAKAKAKRKSNGESSGSDSSDSDTESETENRTNEKKDEKKDDKKDTEKSEDKPKEAEEEKKLEVPDDEASKSKGTSDSGYDTPNTAS; encoded by the exons ATGACGACAGTGGTCTTGAGGCACGAAAGAAACACCCTAATTAGTTATCCCTGCTTTTACAAGTTGGACGAGCTGTATAATGCGTTGGAAAATGCAGTCATCCT GAACCGCCAATCTCTACCCCACACGAAAAACCGCTTTTCCACTTGTGTCACGGCGTGGAGAATTGATCCCAGTTGGTTTACGCGGGCTGTGACTCAAGTGGCTCAATTCATGAGCT ACCTCAACTATCCTTCTCTGCAAGGAGAGACCTCCGTTCTCAGCAACAAGACTTGT GTCCGGAGATTTCTTGCTCTCTGTGGGCTTGCCATACACTCTTTACAGCATTCTTCGACGTACGTTAGCATGATAGGACCATTTGCGTTCCTGCAGACCATCTCCCACGCCCGAAGCATGGAGACCCTCAACACAACTGGCGAGGCCGCTGGTCTCCCAAATGCGCCCCCTTCACAGTTTGCCATCTTGGACTTTCTATTCCCTGGCTTTTCCACCTTTTCAAGTATCGTCCATGCTTATCTCGGTATCGACCTTAACCTCTACATCCCCCTCCTCCTGGTTATCTCCGGTATCATGTTTGCCTGGAACTATATCACTGAGTATTCGTGGAGCATCATCGGCCAGCATCTTATGTCTGCTGTACGTATCCGTACCGATGATGAGATCTACAACATAGTGATGGCCTGGGTGGCAAACCAACGATTCGCCCAAGGTTCTCGACGTTTCATGGTCAACACAAACATCAACTCTAGGAGTTGGTTCTTGTTTCGATGGGATGACGACGAcaatgaagaggaagactcTGGCTCAACCAAGAAGCCACTCCAGTATACCCCTTCGGTCGGTTCTCACTTTTTCTGGTACAAGGGCCACGTCCTTCTCTTCGAGCGCCATGAGAACCGGGAGCGCTCTGGGTTTCTCACCTCGAGCGAGCGAGAGGAGCTGTCCATCTCTTGCTTCGGCCGCAACCCCCGTATCATCAAGGAGCTCCTTGTCGACGCTCGTGAACAGTATTTGAAGaaagacgagaagaagaccatCATTTACCGTGGTTCCCTTGGCCAAAATGGTGGCGATCCTACATGGCAACGATGCATGAGTCGAGCCAGTCGCCCCATTTCCACGGTTATCCTCAACGAAAAGGTCAAGCAAGACGTGATTGCAGACGTGACTGACTACCTCGACCCCAACACCCGTCGCTGGTACTCCAACCGCGGTATCCCTTACCGCCGCGGTTACCTTCTTTACGGCCCACCTGGAACCGGAAAGAGTTCGCTTAGTCTGGCCCTGGCTGGGTTCTTTCGCATGCGAATCTATATGGTCAGTCTAAGCTCTACCATGGCCAGTGAGGAGAACCTGGCAACCCTCTTTGCCGAGCTCCCTCGCCGTTGTGTGGTACTTCTGGAGGATATTGACACTGCTGGTCTCACTCACACTCGTGAGGATACAAAGGGTGAAAACACAGAGGAGGCAGTTGTCCCCGTCACCACCGCACCCGCCAAGCCTGGTCTCCCCCCTACTACAGCACCTGCGCTCCCCGGTCGACTTTCACTATCTGGACTTCTCAATATTCTCGATGGTGTTGCCTCTCAAGAAGGACGCGTCCTTATCATGACCACCAATcatcttgagaagctggacAAGGCTCTTATCCGCCCTGGCCGTGTCGATATGATTGTCGAATTCGGTCGTGCCGACGCTGATATGAGTGCCTCTATCTTCCGTGCCATCTACGCCCCTTATGAGGGAGAGGGCGCGCCTGGAAAGGATGTGGAAATCCTGGAACCCGAGGAGGCTCAGAAGCAGGCTGCATTGGCTGAGAAGACCCGTCAGGAGACCATGGAGCGAGTTAATGTTCTTGCTGATAAGTTCGCTACCAAGATGCCCGAGCTCGAATTCAGCCCTGCCGAAATCCAAGGATTGCTTCTGAAGCACAAGCGCAACCCTGAGGCCGCCATTGACGCTGTTGATGAGTGGGTGGTTGAAACTcgcaaggagaagaagcaaaaggaaATTGAGGATGCAGAGAAGCGACGcaaggaggagcaggaggcCCGCAAGGCGGAAGCTAAGAAGAAGCGTAAGGAGGAACGAGcaaaggcgaagaaggccaaagccaaggccaagcGAAAGAGCAACGGCGAGAGCTCTGGTTCCGACTCTTCTGATTCTGATACCGAATCCGAGACTGAAAACCGCaccaacgagaagaaggatgaaaagaaggacgacaagaaggacaCGGAGAAATCTGAAGACAAGCCCAAggaagctgaggaagagaagaaactggaggttCCAGATGACGAAGCAAGCAAGTCCAAGGGAACTTCTGATTCCGGATACGATACCCCCAATACTGCTTCGTAA